TGAAGGTTGACCGTCAAACGCTCATGTTCTCCGCGACGGTCCCAAGGGAAGTCATGCAAATGGTTCGTAAGACCATGAAGCCTAACTTCAAGTTCGTCAAGACCGTGCGAGATGACGAGGTCCCTACCCATCTCACAGTGCCTCAGAAGTACGTTATTCTCAGAGGCTACGAGAATGCCATGCCTGCTCTTCTCGAGTTTGTGACGAAATATGTCGAAGGCGAAAAGGAGAATCCAAATCAGCGCCCATTCAAGGCAATTGTCTATTTCAACTCAACCGTGCAGACTAATCTGGTCTATGAGACATTCCGCAACATAGTCGAGCAGCGTCATCATCCGCTACGCCGTGTCCGTGTCTACGAAATCCATTCCCAGCTGACTCAGGCTCGGAGGACACGCTCCTCTGACTTTTTCCGGGCTGCTAAGTCTGCCATCCTTTTCTCGTCCGATGTGACAGCGCGGGGCATGGACTTCCCTGATGTAACTCACGTGATCCAAGTCAGTATTCCCAGGGACCGAGCCACATACATTCACCGTCTGGGTCGTACGGCACGGGCGAACAAGACTGGCGAGGGCTGGGTTCTCACCCACCGCGGAGAGCTGCCTGAGTTCCTCAAGCAACTAGAAGGCATTCCGCTCAACCTAGACAAGGAGACCTTCGCGACGGCTACGGTCGATATGACCAAGCCTGAACTGGACCCCAAGTCCCCCGCAACTAGATTCATCCAGGAGATTAAGGATGCTGTGAGAGAAGTTCCCGAAAGTCTGAAAAGGCGAGCATACACGTCCCTATTGGGCCCCTTGAGAGGTTATTTTGCTCGCAAGCAGGATCTGATCCAGGCCATCAACAACTGTGTCGTGCACGGCTATGGCCTGCCCGTACCTCCCCAACTGAGTCCGACCTTAGCCCGTAATTTGGGACTTGATCGAGTACCTGGTGTTCGTATTGCGAACTACCGCGGTTCCAGCGACAACATGTCGACCAGACCTGATTATCGCGGAGGCGATCGCGATATGTGGGCCAGTAACTCTCGCCGTGGCCGCGAGTTCAATTCTGACCGCCGTGAGTCAAGGTTTGGCAATCACCGCAACGCCGATGATTTCTTCGGAGGCCGCCGGCGTGCCTACAGAGACGACTACTAGACCTATTTTCGTTTCGCAGGTCCACTTAGAACCCCTGTGTAGACTCAGCCAGT
The DNA window shown above is from Aspergillus fumigatus Af293 chromosome 1, whole genome shotgun sequence and carries:
- the helA gene encoding putative DEAD box RNA helicase HelA, whose product is MMLGAVRRYGVVHALRASVPRTICRPSNSQLLRCQTSPVTACPQSVRLLHKSSPFFSSASAQAQAQPDDLQSAAPQEPLREFTDLAERGLVDPKIIRAIVKDMNIKTMTDVQSQTLREILQGDDVLAQAKTGTGKTLAFLTPVFQNIMKDPSLKGLNWRRSQASSSDIRAIIISPTRELAEQIAVEARRLAAHSGVIVQTAVGGTQKREGLRRIQREGCHVLIGTPGRLKDVLSDSYNGVTAPNLSTLVLDEADRLLDDGFSDAIIDIQRLLPDPMKVDRQTLMFSATVPREVMQMVRKTMKPNFKFVKTVRDDEVPTHLTVPQKYVILRGYENAMPALLEFVTKYVEGEKENPNQRPFKAIVYFNSTVQTNLVYETFRNIVEQRHHPLRRVRVYEIHSQLTQARRTRSSDFFRAAKSAILFSSDVTARGMDFPDVTHVIQVSIPRDRATYIHRLGRTARANKTGEGWVLTHRGELPEFLKQLEGIPLNLDKETFATATVDMTKPELDPKSPATRFIQEIKDAVREVPESLKRRAYTSLLGPLRGYFARKQDLIQAINNCVVHGYGLPVPPQLSPTLARNLGLDRVPGVRIANYRGSSDNMSTRPDYRGGDRDMWASNSRRGREFNSDRRESRFGNHRNADDFFGGRRRAYRDDY